The window AATGAACATCGACTTAGCGATTGATATGAATAAAGCTCACTTCTTCGACTTAGAAACAGAATTGCGTATTCGTAATAAATAGTGATTAGTGGCTAGTTACTAGTGGTTAGCTCATATCATATCAAAACCCCAAAGAATCTAAATTCTTCGGGGTTTTTTATATTTTCATTATTTACTTTCTTTCCTAACCACTATTCACTATTATTCCTTAACCGTATATATCGTCTCTTTTTTACAAACCGGACAATTAAATAGATGTAAGCAATCACTGTTCTCGTAAGAATTCATATCCCCATCTACAAGTTTTAGAACGTCAATATCCATGTACGCACTATAGTCATCTAAAAAGTCTGTTACCTTTCCTACTTCCTCTACAACACTACCGCATTGTGTACAAGTTTGTTGTGTTGCATCAAATCCGTTGCAAAGTGGACACATCCCCATGACTATCCCTCCGATGTTATGTACTATCATTATTTTCCCTTTCACCTTCATTCTTATCCTTTTTGAAATTCCCACTATTTACCTTAGTTTTTTTGAATAAGAAAAAAGAGATTTTCCTATAATACAAGTAACAACTTAAGCAGCACCAAACAGCAACCAACTTCTATCAATGGACCTCGCCGAGCAGGCAGCACTCAACAGTGCTTAACTGGTGCAAATCCAGTTGGTCCAGCCAAAAACCATAATTTTTGTGAGGAGATGAATCTAACATGCCAAACCAATCATCTAGAAATTCGTCAAATCAATTAGTAGCACCAGGAGCTCAAGCAGCTATCGACCAAATGAAGTACGAAATCGCTTCTGAATTTGGTGTAAACCTTGGTGCAGACACTACTGCACGTGCTAACGGTTCAGTAGGTGGAGAAATCACAAAGCGTTTAGTTCAAATGGCTGAACAACAATTAGGCGGCGGAAGCTACTAATTAGTATTACCAACTTAATATGAATGGCTTACGGTCCTGGACATTTGTCCAGGGCTGTTTTCATGCATGTGTTTAAATGGTAGACGAATCCAAAATCCCCTCATAATCCAAACCAAAAATTAAGGCTCCTTACACCCAAAGTTGTAAGAAAGCCTTTATGATTTATTAATAATCCCCAATTTCTACCGTGATTTTTCTAATTCTTCTGCCTTCTACATTCTTAACAGTAACGATTAAATTCTCAAATTCCACTATTTCTCCAATAGCCGGAATATGTTCTAACTCTTCATAGATCCAGCCACCAATTGTATGACTAGAGGAGGTAACTTTATTAAAATCCATTCCTAGCTCCTTGAAAAAATCTTCTAGAGGATAATCTGCGTTGAATTCATATTTACTCTCCGTAATTTTGGTGAAATTTTTTATTTTCTCATCATGCTCGTCCCATATTTCACCGACGATTTCTTCTAAAATATCCTCTAACGTAATTAGGCCTGATGTACCACCAAATTCATCGATTACAATTGCCATATGCACTTTATTTTTCTGCAACTCAGGTAACAATGT is drawn from Bacillus alkalisoli and contains these coding sequences:
- a CDS encoding alpha/beta-type small acid-soluble spore protein, coding for MPNQSSRNSSNQLVAPGAQAAIDQMKYEIASEFGVNLGADTTARANGSVGGEITKRLVQMAEQQLGGGSY